One Equus asinus isolate D_3611 breed Donkey chromosome 19, EquAss-T2T_v2, whole genome shotgun sequence genomic region harbors:
- the C19H2orf72 gene encoding uncharacterized protein C2orf72 homolog isoform X2 has protein sequence MERELEARPAEPPFQALVEAAGGRGQVLLVGELWEREQSRAQLRDFARALFPAEPAAGQPGGAAAERAGPGAPGARRAPGTAETRAIRSPLIFVLCRAASLAAREPRRRLREMLRDVRGRRRAGAALVGVLVAEAGPEDAVAPGLRLLEALLRAVFGRQAGGPVQAAAYCPGRPASCLAVQAAACRALQAVGPARPAEGAWERPGLLALLACFSLGPWSRGKDPDAVSPSGPAQG, from the exons ATGGAGCGGGAACTGGAGGCGCGCCCGGCCGAGCCGCCCTTCCAGGCGCTGGTGGAGGCGGCGGGCGGCCGCGGGCAGGTGCTGCTGGTGGGCGAGCTGTGGGAGCGCGAGCAGAGCCGCGCGCAGCTGCGCGACTTCGCCCGGGCGCTGTTCCCCGCCGAGCCGGCGGCCGGCCAGCCGGGGGGCGCGGCGGCCGAGCGCGCGGGGCCCGGGGCGCCGGGGGCGCGGAGGGCGCCCGGGACGGCGGAGACGCGCGCCATCCGCTCGCCGCTCATCTTCGTGCTGTGCCGCGCCGCGTCGCTGGCCGCCCGGGAGCCGCGGCGCCGCCTGCGGGAGATGCTGCGGGACGTGCGCGGCCGGAGGCGGGCCGGCGCGGCACTGGTCGGGGTGCTGGTGGCCGAGGCCGGGCCCGAGGACGCGGTGGCGCCGGGGTTGCGGCTGCTGGAGGCGCTGCTGCGCGCCGTCTTCGGCCGCCAGGCGGGGGGCCCGGTGCAGGCGGCCGCCTACTGTCCCGGCCGCCCGGCCTCCTGCCTGGCCGTCCAGGCGGCCGCCTGCAGGGCGCTGCAAGCCGTCGGGCCCGCGCGACCAG CGGAAGGAGCCTGGGAGAGACCGGGCCTGCTGGCACTGCTGGCCTGCTTTTCCTTGGGTCCTTGGAGCCGGGGGAAGGACCCAGATGCCGTCTCCCCCAGTGGCCCAGCTCAGG gataa
- the C19H2orf72 gene encoding uncharacterized protein C2orf72 homolog isoform X1, producing MERELEARPAEPPFQALVEAAGGRGQVLLVGELWEREQSRAQLRDFARALFPAEPAAGQPGGAAAERAGPGAPGARRAPGTAETRAIRSPLIFVLCRAASLAAREPRRRLREMLRDVRGRRRAGAALVGVLVAEAGPEDAVAPGLRLLEALLRAVFGRQAGGPVQAAAYCPGRPASCLAVQAAACRALQAVGPARPAEGAWERPGLLALLACFSLGPWSRGKDPDAVSPSGPAQDHFRDPEEEMALTAIFPNGDCEDPEKGSRACDGAVHSPTEPAEDSR from the exons ATGGAGCGGGAACTGGAGGCGCGCCCGGCCGAGCCGCCCTTCCAGGCGCTGGTGGAGGCGGCGGGCGGCCGCGGGCAGGTGCTGCTGGTGGGCGAGCTGTGGGAGCGCGAGCAGAGCCGCGCGCAGCTGCGCGACTTCGCCCGGGCGCTGTTCCCCGCCGAGCCGGCGGCCGGCCAGCCGGGGGGCGCGGCGGCCGAGCGCGCGGGGCCCGGGGCGCCGGGGGCGCGGAGGGCGCCCGGGACGGCGGAGACGCGCGCCATCCGCTCGCCGCTCATCTTCGTGCTGTGCCGCGCCGCGTCGCTGGCCGCCCGGGAGCCGCGGCGCCGCCTGCGGGAGATGCTGCGGGACGTGCGCGGCCGGAGGCGGGCCGGCGCGGCACTGGTCGGGGTGCTGGTGGCCGAGGCCGGGCCCGAGGACGCGGTGGCGCCGGGGTTGCGGCTGCTGGAGGCGCTGCTGCGCGCCGTCTTCGGCCGCCAGGCGGGGGGCCCGGTGCAGGCGGCCGCCTACTGTCCCGGCCGCCCGGCCTCCTGCCTGGCCGTCCAGGCGGCCGCCTGCAGGGCGCTGCAAGCCGTCGGGCCCGCGCGACCAG CGGAAGGAGCCTGGGAGAGACCGGGCCTGCTGGCACTGCTGGCCTGCTTTTCCTTGGGTCCTTGGAGCCGGGGGAAGGACCCAGATGCCGTCTCCCCCAGTGGCCCAGCTCAGG ATCACTTCCGAGACCCTGAGGAGGAGATGGCTCTGACAGCCATATTTCCCAACGGAGACTGTGAGGATCCTGAAAAGGGGTCGAGAGCCTGTGATGGAGCTGTCCACAGTCCCACTGAGCCTGCTGAAGACTCAAGATGA